Proteins encoded in a region of the Zea mays cultivar B73 chromosome 4, Zm-B73-REFERENCE-NAM-5.0, whole genome shotgun sequence genome:
- the LOC103654500 gene encoding polygalacturonase inhibitor 1 — protein sequence MVNSSLPPPSLLLVLLFIFSNALNLPSAAMDCHSSDRAALLKIKGELGNPPELSSWMPATNCCAWDAAAAAAAVICSPDAGRVYLVALFQLHVDVAAPIPPAYGELPMLQTIQLDTLPGLYGPIPASFAKLAHLEQLDISGTQVSGPVPGFLTKTNLSALTITNSKLTGPIPGSLSRLSSLRYLDLSGNMLSGSIPPGLLHGSSRFLILSSNRLTGEVPAGYADGDMDTLDLSHNQLAGDPSFLFGATKPFRKIDLSWNRLAFDMTGVRFPVSLASLMQPWKDRSEEEERIETMKLEKTGKLCSFPSCAKYQVS from the coding sequence ATGGTGAACTCCAGCCTCCCTCCTCCATCTTTGCTTCTCGTCCTCTTGTTCATCTTTTCCAATGCCTTGAACCTGCCGTCTGCAGCCATGGACTGCCACAGCAGTGACCGCGCTGCTCTCCTAAAGATCAAGGGCGAGCTCGGCAACCCTCCGGAGCTATCCTCATGGATGCCAGCCACGAACTGCTGTGCCtgggacgccgccgccgccgccgccgccgtcataTGCTCCCCCGACGCTGGCCGCGTCTACCTCGTGGCCCTATTCCAACTACACGTGGACGTGGCAGCGCCCATCCCTCCCGCCTACGGCGAGCTACCAATGTTGCAAACCATCCAGCTCGACACCCTGCCGGGACTGTACGGCCCTATCCCCGCCTCCTTCGCCAAGCTCGCGCACCTCGAGCAGCTCGACATCAGTGGCACCCAGGTCTCCGGGCCAGTCCCGGGCTTCCTGACGAAGACCAACCTCAGCGCTCTGACCATCACCAACAGCAAGCTAACGGGGCCGATCCCGGGGTCCCTGAGCCGCCTCTCCAGCCTCAGGTACCTGGATCTCAGCGGCAACATGCTCAGCGGGTCCATACCTCCCGGGCTGCTCCATGGAAGCTCCCGGTTCCTCATCCTGTCCAGCAACAGGCTCACGGGCGAGGTCCCGGCGGGGTACGCCGACGGAGACATGGACACCCTCGACCTCTCCCACAACCAGCTCGCCGGTGACCCGTCCTTCTTGTTCGGCGCCACAAAGCCGTTCAGAAAGATCGATCTGTCCTGGAACAGGCTCGCGTTCGACATGACCGGAGTCAGGTTCCCTGTCAGCCTCGCGTCGCTGATGCAGCCGTGGAAGGATAGAAGCGAGGAAGAAGAACGGATAGAAACTATGAAACTGGAAAAGACGGGAAAACTTTGTTCATTTCCTTCCTGTGCGAAATATCAAGTCAGCTAG